The Aythya fuligula isolate bAytFul2 chromosome 1, bAytFul2.pri, whole genome shotgun sequence nucleotide sequence GggcccagcagcagcgtggggaCGTGAATCAGGCACGGACCAAGGGGTCCAAGCTGGCTGCGCTGTTTGAGCATCCCCTCTACAACATCCCAATGCCGGAGGTTACAGACAAGGACAAGCTGTTCGTCGTCAACCCCATGGAGAAGTTCAGCCTGCAAAGCAGTGGGAGCGACGAATGGTGAGGAGCGGGatgggttttttgggggggataccTGGCAGTGTTTGAGGTGGGGACCAAACAGGTCGTTTCCCTGGTGAAGCAGCATCCCACCCCGCACAGCCCCAGCGCCAAGCGAGCTGCTCCTGTGCCTCAGCTCCTGTCTCAGCCCCAAGTTTCCAGGCTGCtaccctggggagctgcagggagcctgCCTGCCCGTGTAGCACACGGCGAAGTCAAAGGAGAGGCTTCAATTATTCATAGTATTATGTATAATATCTTCTGGGTCATCTCCTCACCTCCTTGCCATCCCCAGCGCACAGACTTTGGCCTGTCCCTGTACCCGAGGACCTCCCCGCTCCAGATTTCCAGCTGGTTTTATCCCCCCTCTCTCACCTGCCCGATGCTGGAAGCGCAAAGCCCCAAATGTAGGTTAGCCGTTGTCACGAGACCGCTGCCGCCCTGCGTTTCACAGGGCGCTCGCTGACCTCCTTCGGCTCCGCCGTGCGGTGATCTCACTGCTGCCGGGCGCCTATTTTTGGCCCCGCGCCACTAACCCCCTCATTAGGTGGGAAGATATTAAAAGAGTTACCGTCAGCAGGACGTAGCACACCTTCCAAAGGCGGTGGCTGCTGGAAATGAGAGAGAACAGGGGCTGGTCTGGGAGCTGCTGTCCACAAACTGCTGTTTGCTCCATCTCTGAGGACCCACCACCTTGTCCACCACTCCTGGTGGGAGGTGGGCCTGGCTTGTTTTGCCTCCAGCCTGCATTTTCCCAGAGAGACGTGGATTTGGGTCCCCAGGGAAGGTGCTAACATCCCGACTAAACGCTGTCGTTGTTGttggggtggtggtggctgtCGGGCTGCAGGGTCAGCAGCAGTAAAGCCGAGGCGATCCTCCCGACAGGGAAGACGGCCTACGACACCTACCCCGCCTGGCTCAAATTCCACGTCGGCATCAACCGCTACGAGCTGTACCCCCGCCGGGACCCCCTGATGCCCACCCTCCTCCACGACCTGGCCACCATGAGGATCGTCAGCTCGGGTACCCTACCCCTACACGCACCCCTGTCCCTCCACCCCATGCCTGCTGTCCCGCCTCACCCTCATCTGCCCCCTTCCAGTGCAGAAGTCCGGTGGCACCCAGCTGAAGCTCATCATGACCTTCCCGAATTACGGGCAGGCCCTGTTCAAGCCCATGAAGTGAGTAGAGCCGTGCTCTGGGCCCCAAAACTGGGTGGCCCGCTTCTCCTCGCCTTCCCCGgcgcggccggcggcgggcTGGGCGCAGCTCGTGATGGGGTAGTGACCTCCAGtggtgggaaggagaagaagatgGTCCATGAGGACCATTTTCCAGCCCGTGGCCCGGTGGGATTTGGGGCCTCAGCACCCAGCGGGGCACATctggaagaagttcttcctggCCATGTCTGCGGTGGCACCAGGGACACTCTAACGGGGCCAAGCAGGAGGTGACCCCATCCTTGGCCATCATCCCCAATCCTACCTGCTCCTTGCAGGCAGAGCCGGGACCAGGAGACCCCCATGGACTTCTTCTACTTCTCGGACTTTGAGAGGCACAACGCGGAGATCGCAGCCTTTCACCTGGACAGGTGGGTCTTcgtgctgctctgtgcccaaAAAATGGTGTCTGCATGGGTTTGGGGGTGAGAAACCTGGCCTAGAGGTTCCTCTGGGGGTCTGCAACCTCCAAGCACACTTGGCATCCAACTGTGGGAGCAGATCCTTGAGCCATGTCTTCACCCCTGTGTCATATGTGGCGAGGGACACCTGCACCTCACGGTGCTTGGAGTAACTCGGTGTGAGAAAACAGGCTCAGTCGACAAGAAATTGCGCCTAGTCCTGCATTTTTAGGATCCTGGATTTCCGGCGAATCCCTCCGGTTTCTGGCCGCCTGGTGAACATCACGAAGGAGATCCGGGACATCACAACCGACAAGAAACTGGCCAAGACTTTCTTCATCTCCCCAGGTGAGCCCCGTCCTCGGGGAGCAGGGCCGCTTTGTGCACGTCTGGTCCGCGTCTGGCCCGCTCTCCGTCACCCTTTGCTTTGTCCCCCACGCCAGCGGGCAACGTCTGCTTCTACGGGGAGTGCTCCTACTACTGCTCCACCGAGCACGCGCTGTGTGGCAAACCCGACCAGCTGGAGGGCTCCGTGGCCGCCCTGCTGCCCGACAAAGCCCTGGCCAAGCGCCGCTCCTGGCGCAGCCCCTGGCGCCGCTCCTACCACAAGAGCAAGAAGGCCGAGTgagctgggacagggacacGCACGGGTGGAGGATGCATGGGGGATCAGTGGGGCTGCCTGGGTTGCCCCGTGGTGGTTGTCACAGCCCCGTCACCCGTGCGCTGCCCGCAGGTGGGAGCTGAACCCCAACTACTGCGCCCAGGTGCGCCAGACGCCGCCCTACGACAGGGGCCATCGCCTGCTGGACCTCATCGACATGACGGTGCTCGACTTCCTCATGGGTGAGCCGCGTGCCACGGGGATTTCTCCCCACACCCTTTCTCCCCTCCTTGAAGCAGCTGAGCTGCGAGCTGTAGGGTGGTCGCTGCTACTTCAGGGAAACAGTGGACGTGTGTGGTGGCCTCGTTTCTCCTCTCCGTGGTGGGTGGTGGTTGCTGGACCGTGTCAGTCAGACGTGTGGAGAGACAGGTCACAAAGCTCCCCGCGGGGGCACGAGGGGAAAACCCACCGTCACGGCCTGCTTATCGCCAGCTGGGTGGGCATTGCCCCGTGCAAGCTGCTTCCTCCCACTTTCCCCCTCAATTTTCCAGCAGCTGATGTTCCCATGGTCATGGTCATGGTCAGACTGGGGAGCGGGCTTAGCACAATGAGGGTGCTCTCCCTCCCTGTTCCCATATCCCAAATTAGGGACCAGAGAACCGCTGTGTACATGGGTGAGGCCGCTCGGcccatcccagcacccagcctttCCCTGCTCCCATCCCCGAGGACCCCGCGTGAatccctgctgctctcaccctctcctcaccccttcccctccctgctgcaggcaacATGGACCGGCACCACTACGAGACCTTCGAGAAATTCGGGAACGACACCTTCCTGCTTCACCTGGACAACGGCCGCGGGTAAAGGCGGAGAGGGGGCCCGGCCACCCCAAAGGAGGGGACACAGTTGGGGCAGAGGGATGCCGAGGGTTTTAGATGATTGTGGCCCAAAACATCAGCCACTGTTGGGGTGTTTTAGGGCACACTGGGGTGTTTTGGGGCACACTGGGGTGTGTTGGGGCACACTGCGTGCCCTGATGCCATCCCAATGGGTTTCTCCCCCAGCTTCGGCAAGCACTCGCACGACGAGATGTCCATCCTGGCCCCgctccagcagtgctgcaggtgagCCGCCCCCACCGCCTTtccttttgggggaaaataacCCCCCTTCCCGACACCGAGCCCTCTTTCCTCAGCATCAAGAAGTCGACCTACCTgcggctgcagctgctggccaccCGGCCCTACCTCCTGAGCGAGCTGCTGCGGGAGGCGCTGGCCGCCGACCCCCTGGCACCCATCCTGAGCGAACCCCACCTGCGGGCGCTGGACCGGCGCCTGGGCAAGGTGCTGGCGGCCGTGGGACGCTGCCTGGCCCGGGCAGCCCGGCCCGGGGAGGTGCTGGTGGATGATGTGGGGCCGTGGGTGTGATATGGGGTCGGACGGACAGGGTTCAGCACCCTGCAGGCGCAGGGTGTGTGGCGTTGGGGTTTGGCGGCCCCGTACACCGTGGTGTGGATGGGGACATTTGGGGTGATGCGGTGGGGCAGACTGGGAGGATCGCTGGGACGGGTggcttatttaaataaaaaggttgGCCTAGTGGAGAAAACATTCGGGATCCTGGCCACCGGGGCTGTTTTTCCAGTCCTGGACTACCTCTGCGTGCCGGGACACGTCGTACGGGCCCTGCAAACCCTTTTAGGAAGAGCAGGGATTTTTCCAGCCTTTCCCCAGCCTGCGGCAAGCTCCTCCAGAGCTCCCCGTTTCAATGGGGCCGTCTGCGAGCTCCGTGGCACGGCGCCGGCCTCCCCCAGCAGGGTCCCTGCGTGCTGGCatggggaaaccgaggcacggGCTCCCCACGTCCCTGCCTCTTCCCGGAGCCGCCCGCCTCTTCCCACTCGCCTCGACTTACCCAACTCGTGCCGCTCTGCCCCCGGATTTCCCACACCCACCCGAAAATCCCCGTGGCGGCCCCAACGTCGCCCGCAGAGGTGGCTCCAGCAGGGGACAGCTTCACCCCGGGGCCCGGCACCCTATTTAGCGTCCGGCTTATCCCCTAAGCCTCGCCGGGGGTTTAATCTGGGTGTATTTGCGTCAGCCGGGGGCAGGTGCTATGGGATGGGGGCGCTGGTGGTGGCCGGGAGCCGTCCCCGGGGGCAGCGGGCTGGGGGTGGCAAGGGGGATATGGGGTATGGGTTGGGGATATATGGCCAAGGTGGGGGAGCcatgggaagggggaaaaatgaggGGAGGCTGGGAAATGGTGCGGGATTTAGGCCGGAGGGAGAAATGggatggaaagaggaaaagaaaaaataaataaataaaaaattaaaaaaaaaaaaaaaccgaaaaaaaaaaaaaaagaaaaaagggaactatttttaaaaaaagggacAAAGGGTTGCTGTGCTCGTTACACAACGGGCCCGTGGGACTTTTggctccccccccctccttgttttattttttttggggggggccgCGGGCGCGCGCGCGCCGTGcacggggcggggcgggggaggaggagctgggggggggtggagggggggggggagcggctGCAAAACAAAAGGGAGCGGCGAGGAGGCggcggcagggccggggggggccgctgCGCTGCTGCTTCTGGGCTCAGCCCCTGGCACCCGGTGGGTttggggccggggaggggggcgttttggggagggaggggggtgcCCGGTGGGGTGGGGTTGGGGTGGAGAGGGGGGGTTGGGTGGATGGGGGGGTGGGTTTAGGGGGGTGTTGTGGCAATGGGGGTGGCGTGAGGTGGTGCAattttggggggggaggtgggggggagggggcgaggAGGCCCCCCATAAAGGGTTGGTCCCATCCCTGCTGCGCCTTGGGCACTGCACGACCTGGGGTGTGCCCTAAATGTGTCCGTGTCCCCTAAATGTGTCCGTCCCCTAAATgtgggtgtcccccccccgcaCGCCCAGGCtgaccccagcccctctgcgtgtccccgtccccccagGTGAGCCGTGTCCCCCCCACGCCATGTCGCGCCGCAGCCAGCGCCTCGTCACCTCGCGCTACTACCCGGGGGACGAGGAtgccgccagcagcagctccctgctggggggCCACCAGACGCCCTTCAAGGAGACCACCAGCAGGTATGGggcggacagacagacagacagatggacagggggggtgctggggctctCCTGCACCCCGCACGCCCGCTCCCAGCAGCCTCGGGCTGGGTGGCGGGAGGGGAAGCGCGCTGCGAGCGCCGGAAAACCGCAGCGGTGCGAGCGGAaacggggccgggggctccccacctaggggctggtggcagcgggTTTCGCAAGCAGCGGTTGCGCTGTCCCAAAGCCGAGGATGGCCTCTCGCCACCCCCCGGCCGTGTATCCGCTGCTGTATGGTGCCCATGAGCCCGTTCTCGCCCCCTCCCAGCAGGACAGTGCGGAGGAAGTCGAGCAGCACCAAGCGGCTGTCCCCCGCCCCGAGCACCCAGACCTCCTACTACAGCGAGTCCATGATGAGCGAGTCCTACCTGGGGGGCAGCCGGGGACTGGCTGCCCTGGGCACCTCCGGGCTGGACGATCCCCTGGACAGGAGCATTTATTGGGGTGAGCCCGTCCTCAGTCACCAACCGGGGTGTTGGGGTGCCCCAAGCTGGTTTTTGGGATGGCTGGATGCTTGGGGGGCTCCGTGGGGTTGATTTTTATGTGGGGGGATGCAGGTGGGGAGTTCTCCACTAGGAGGAGAAGAGGCACAGGGGACACGGAGTCCAGTAAGGTCAACGGGCTGCTGGAGAGCAAGACCTACGACACCTACGCCTCCTCGTCCGGGTACTCCTCGGAGGACGACTACGCTGGTAGGGACGCGGTGGCGGGTCCCCAGCTTGTGGCCAGCCCCCTCCTGCACCCCGATCCCTACTCAAAGCCTTCACCTGTGGTGCAAGGCAGGTGTGTGGGTGCCACCTGATGTCTCGCTGCCTCTCCCGTCCCTCCAGGTCACTTTTACTCCAGCCAGAGTGGCTCCGGCTCGGGGCTGAGGTCCGCAGCCTCCAGGGTCGGCTCCTTCCTCTGGCAGGTGCTGACCTCGCCGGGTAAGTGGGGTCTGGGTATAGGGGGGGTGTTTCTGGAGGCAGCTTTCTTCCCTGCTGGcatctcccctccctgcagggaGCCTTGTTCTCCCCTTTAGGTGCCGCTCGTAAAAATAAACCCAAGTCGCAGAAGGGACAAAGTCAGCGGTGGGGTTTGGGGAGGCCCAGGAGGGGCGGTGGTGGAGGTGAAGGATCCTCTCTGAACCCCGttcctccctccccagtccACTTTGTAGGGTGGCTCTTCTCCTGCGTGGGCGCCGCCTGGCACCGCCTGACCGGCCGGGCTCCCCAGCTGGCACGCGTCCCCTTATCGAGGTGAGCAGGACCCCGGGGGTGGGGGAAACGTGGGGAGACCCCATTCCTCTGCGAGCGGGTGCCCCACGGGGCCCCATCCCGGTGCTATGGGATCCATCCCCGGCCCTCTTCCTTCAGGCGCTACCCATGGCTGAAGaagtccctgctgctgctgctgctcctcctgctcctcgcTGCGGCTGCCTACGGTGAGGAGGCCCCACGGTGCCCTTTATCCCCTTGCCTCGAGGTCTGGGGCAGTGCCGTGGTGGTGTGGGGTGGAGATACGGGGCTGGAGAGACATCGTGCTCCTCCTGGGCCTTGGTTTGGGGGTGACGGGGATGGGACGGTAGCCGGCTCAGTGTGGCGTGCCCGCTCTGTCCCCGTCGCCACCCCCTTGTTGAACCATTTTATAACCCCACATCCCCAGGAGCTTGGTACTTCTACCCCTACGGCCTGTCGACGCACAGCCTCCCCGCCTTCCCCTGGTGGGGGGCTGGAcggctttcctcctcctcctttggGGAACGGGACGTCACCGCTCTGGACCAGGTAAACCACCCAAAGGAGGAGGTAGTTGGTGGGAACAGGCCCCGAAACTCCCAAGGGAGCTTCCCCGCTGTCCCGGCAAGCAGCAAGGGGCCGGGACGCTGCACGGGGGGGCTGCATGGCGCCTTGCCTTCCCCActcaggggctgcggggggagcaGCGGCTCCTGGCTCGCTTCCAGGTCCTGGAGAAGCGTTTCGAGGCGCTGGAGGCCGAGGTGTCGCGGTGGGAGCTGCGAcgaggagcggcggcggcggggagcgagCCGCCCCCGGGGGAcatcctggggctgctggaggggctgctgaGCCGCCGCGAGGCGGGGATGAAGGAGCAGCTCCGCGGGGACGTGGCCGGGCAGCTCCAGGTGAGGGGTGTTGAGGGGTGTgaggggggtgtgggggtgcACGGGGACGGGCTCCGATGTCCCCTCCTTGTCCTCGCCCTGCAGGGGGAGCTGGACGCCCTGCGAGCACAGGTGCAGAGGGACGTGGACGGGCGGCTGGAGAGGATGGCGCGCGCCTCGCAGGTGAGGGGATGGACACCCGCTGCTGCCTGCGGTGAGCTCGCTGCCATCACCGCGGATCTCACCCGGCGTTTTGTTCCTCCTTGTGCTGGCAGGAGATGGAGGCCCGCTTGCTGGAGCTGAATTCGGGGTGGCAGAGGTAATGGCACATCACAGCGCAGGGACAAAACCCCTGCTGAGGTGCTCTGGGGGAGGGATCCGGACCCATTTTGCTCGGGgttggggaggaaggagggtgAAGGTGGGGGAGGCACCTCGGCACAGCCATTTTGTGGTGTTTCTCCTCCTCGTGGCGCAGCTCGGTGCGCGAGGACCTGCGAGGAGGCTTCCAGCAGGCCCTGGGcgagctggagcaggaggtggcGGGGCTGCGCAgggagctggcggggctcaaGTCGGACCAGGAGGCGATGGGCAAGCACGtggaggggctgctggagcagctcaaGGCGCTGCGGGCTGACGTGAGTCCCGAACCCCGCTCCCCCAAGCACTTTTTTCGTTTCAGCCCCTGCgaggggctgagctctgccgCCGCGGTTTCAGGTGGAGGCGCAGATGCCGGCGTGGATCGGCCGGGTCCTGTTGCAGCCCCGGCGGGACGGCGCGGCCGCCCTCGTCCTCCAGCGGGAGGACTTGCACGCGGAGCTGCAGGCCCTGGAGCACAAGATCCTGGCCAAAATGCAGGAGGAGCGCAGGCTGTCGGCGCGGGAGGCCTCGGCCGGCATCGGCGT carries:
- the LOC116493153 gene encoding extracellular serine/threonine protein kinase FAM20C-like — encoded protein: MRRRLQTLVQRKFKILLLLLLLSALLLHLAMDLALPTARRLWSSGGKAPKASGAMAGSPLLAGPKKLSLRILQDFSGSNGSVERSSHPRGAGPKIKDPGAQQQRGDVNQARTKGSKLAALFEHPLYNIPMPEVTDKDKLFVVNPMEKFSLQSSGSDEWVSSSKAEAILPTGKTAYDTYPAWLKFHVGINRYELYPRRDPLMPTLLHDLATMRIVSSVQKSGGTQLKLIMTFPNYGQALFKPMKQSRDQETPMDFFYFSDFERHNAEIAAFHLDRILDFRRIPPVSGRLVNITKEIRDITTDKKLAKTFFISPAGNVCFYGECSYYCSTEHALCGKPDQLEGSVAALLPDKALAKRRSWRSPWRRSYHKSKKAEWELNPNYCAQVRQTPPYDRGHRLLDLIDMTVLDFLMGNMDRHHYETFEKFGNDTFLLHLDNGRGFGKHSHDEMSILAPLQQCCSIKKSTYLRLQLLATRPYLLSELLREALAADPLAPILSEPHLRALDRRLGKVLAAVGRCLARAARPGEVLVDDVGPWV
- the SUN2 gene encoding SUN domain-containing protein 2; protein product: MSRRSQRLVTSRYYPGDEDAASSSSLLGGHQTPFKETTSSRTVRRKSSSTKRLSPAPSTQTSYYSESMMSESYLGGSRGLAALGTSGLDDPLDRSIYWGGEFSTRRRRGTGDTESSKVNGLLESKTYDTYASSSGYSSEDDYAGHFYSSQSGSGSGLRSAASRVGSFLWQVLTSPVHFVGWLFSCVGAAWHRLTGRAPQLARVPLSRRYPWLKKSLLLLLLLLLLAAAAYGAWYFYPYGLSTHSLPAFPWWGAGRLSSSSFGERDVTALDQGLRGEQRLLARFQVLEKRFEALEAEVSRWELRRGAAAAGSEPPPGDILGLLEGLLSRREAGMKEQLRGDVAGQLQGELDALRAQVQRDVDGRLERMARASQEMEARLLELNSGWQSSVREDLRGGFQQALGELEQEVAGLRRELAGLKSDQEAMGKHVEGLLEQLKALRADVEAQMPAWIGRVLLQPRRDGAAALVLQREDLHAELQALEHKILAKMQEERRLSAREASAGIGVALRPGGAGGVTEEQVHLIVDQALKRYSEDRVGMVDYALESAGASVINTRCSETYETKTALLSLFGIPLWYQSQSPRVILQPDVNPGNCWAFRGSQGFAVIRLSSPIRPTAVTLEHIPRALSPQGIIPSAPKDFSVYGLKEERDEEGLLLGRFTYDQDGNPIQTFLLEGDAVGAFQLVELQVLSNWGHPEYTCIYRFRVHGEPAH